Proteins from one Deinococcus sp. AB2017081 genomic window:
- a CDS encoding ferredoxin, protein MPHIITSPCIGTKDQACTEVCPVECIYDAGEMFLIHPDECIDCGACVPACPVSAIFPEEDTPAGEESYIEKNRAFFGL, encoded by the coding sequence ATGCCGCACATCATCACCAGCCCCTGCATTGGCACCAAGGATCAGGCCTGCACCGAAGTGTGCCCGGTCGAGTGCATCTACGACGCCGGCGAGATGTTCCTGATTCACCCGGACGAGTGCATCGACTGCGGTGCGTGCGTGCCCGCGTGCCCGGTCAGCGCCATCTTCCCCGAGGAGGACACGCCCGCCGGCGAGGAAAGCTACATCGAGAAGAACCGCGCGTTCTTCGGTCTGTAA
- a CDS encoding NTP transferase domain-containing protein has protein sequence MSEPETRWSAVVLGGGDPGDPFAAAHGVNVKPLIPVGGIPMAAHVLHALRGSGRIRCVAYVGPTTPEIDALIDLRVTDVGTLLGNLEAGLEALAATGSAPGERVLVATADIPMLTGDHVRDVLDSAPPEAALVYPVVRREVCEAAYPGVKRTYARLKDGSFTGGNLFLVDPALVGQFLPRLRDVLAARKAPLRLAGLIGPGVLLRLLTGRLTVHALEETVSGLLGVTARALVTPHAAVGTDVDKDADLILAAAHLGSPAS, from the coding sequence ATGTCAGAACCCGAGACCCGCTGGAGCGCCGTCGTGCTGGGCGGTGGCGATCCCGGCGACCCGTTTGCTGCCGCGCACGGTGTGAACGTCAAACCCCTGATCCCGGTGGGCGGGATCCCGATGGCCGCCCATGTCCTGCACGCCCTGCGCGGCAGCGGCCGGATCCGCTGCGTGGCGTATGTCGGCCCCACCACGCCCGAGATCGACGCGCTGATCGACCTGCGCGTCACCGACGTGGGCACGCTGCTGGGCAACCTGGAGGCCGGTCTGGAGGCGCTCGCGGCGACCGGCAGCGCCCCCGGCGAACGGGTGCTGGTCGCCACGGCCGATATCCCCATGCTGACCGGTGACCACGTGCGCGACGTGCTGGACAGTGCGCCGCCGGAGGCCGCCCTGGTCTATCCGGTCGTGCGCCGCGAGGTCTGCGAGGCCGCGTACCCCGGCGTGAAACGTACGTATGCCCGCCTGAAGGACGGCAGCTTCACAGGCGGGAACCTGTTTCTGGTCGATCCGGCCCTGGTCGGTCAGTTCCTGCCGCGCCTGCGCGACGTGCTGGCCGCCCGCAAGGCTCCGCTGCGGCTGGCGGGCCTGATCGGCCCTGGCGTGCTGCTGCGGCTGCTGACGGGTCGCCTGACGGTGCACGCGCTGGAGGAGACGGTCTCGGGGCTGCTGGGCGTGACCGCCCGGGCGCTGGTCACGCCCCACGCCGCTGTGGGCACCGACGTGGACAAGGACGCGGATCTGATCCTGGCAGCGGCACATCTGGGTTCCCCGGCGTCCTGA
- a CDS encoding sensor histidine kinase produces the protein MRLTLRARLALFSALATALAVVLVAAGLYFAVSGLLWRSQVQQALSAAGAVQTRLEAMLRGGGPLGLEGWPGGVVVDENDLERVADESGPRSGLELRLVGVQDGQLAQLSTPRFPAGIPAEQREGAYQKNEQVIIVRPLRGTQAVLTVASDARALGVARRAFGQALLLLLPLALLSTLALGWIVAGRLLRPVRDLEGAARAIGSGGDLRRPLPGAGDTDELARLAGTLQTSFHTLADARDREQAFLRAAAHDLRSPLAALTARVDGALARDRDAERYRDDLREIGTDITRLSQLANHLLLLARDPAALGHAPVPLRDLAADAVDRAREFAPEADVDLDAPQAVTVPGDRVLLGQAIWNLTMNAVRHAPGATVTVRVDCVSGHARVTVHDDGPGVSGEVLARLGEAFYRPDESRSGDGHGLGLALARRAAELHGGTLTLESAPGQGFTATLEVPAPS, from the coding sequence ATGCGCCTGACCCTGCGGGCCCGCCTGGCACTGTTCTCGGCGCTGGCGACCGCGCTGGCGGTGGTGCTGGTGGCCGCAGGACTGTATTTCGCGGTCAGCGGGCTGCTGTGGCGCAGTCAGGTGCAGCAGGCCCTGAGCGCCGCCGGAGCCGTGCAGACGCGGCTGGAAGCCATGCTGCGCGGGGGCGGCCCGCTGGGGCTGGAGGGCTGGCCTGGTGGTGTGGTGGTGGACGAGAACGATCTGGAACGGGTGGCCGACGAGAGTGGCCCGCGCTCCGGTCTGGAACTGCGGCTGGTGGGCGTGCAGGACGGTCAGCTGGCCCAGCTGAGCACGCCGCGCTTCCCGGCGGGCATTCCGGCCGAGCAGCGCGAGGGGGCGTACCAGAAAAACGAGCAGGTGATCATCGTGCGGCCCCTGCGCGGCACCCAGGCGGTACTGACGGTGGCCTCGGATGCGCGGGCGCTGGGCGTGGCGCGGCGGGCCTTCGGACAGGCGCTGCTGCTGTTGCTGCCCCTGGCGCTGCTGTCCACGCTGGCACTCGGCTGGATCGTCGCGGGGCGGCTGCTGCGGCCGGTGCGGGATCTGGAGGGCGCCGCCCGTGCCATCGGCTCCGGCGGCGACCTGCGGCGCCCCCTGCCCGGTGCCGGCGACACCGATGAACTCGCCCGGCTGGCCGGTACCCTGCAGACCAGCTTTCACACCCTGGCCGATGCCCGTGACCGCGAACAGGCCTTCCTGCGCGCCGCCGCACACGACCTGCGCAGCCCGCTGGCGGCCCTGACCGCCCGCGTGGACGGCGCCCTGGCCCGCGACCGCGACGCCGAACGCTACCGCGACGACCTGCGCGAGATCGGCACGGACATCACGCGGCTGTCGCAGCTGGCGAACCACCTGCTGCTGCTGGCCCGCGATCCGGCCGCGCTGGGCCACGCCCCGGTGCCGCTGCGCGACCTGGCCGCCGATGCCGTGGACCGGGCCCGCGAGTTCGCGCCGGAGGCCGACGTGGATCTCGACGCCCCCCAGGCCGTGACCGTACCCGGCGACCGGGTGCTGCTGGGGCAGGCGATCTGGAACCTGACCATGAATGCCGTGCGGCACGCGCCGGGCGCGACGGTCACCGTCCGGGTGGACTGTGTGTCCGGCCACGCCCGCGTCACCGTGCACGACGACGGCCCCGGCGTGTCCGGGGAGGTCCTGGCCCGACTGGGCGAGGCCTTCTACCGTCCCGACGAGAGCCGCAGCGGCGACGGGCACGGCCTGGGACTGGCCCTGGCCCGCCGCGCGGCCGAACTGCACGGCGGCACCCTGACGCTGGAGAGCGCCCCCGGCCAGGGGTTCACGGCCACGCTGGAGGTGCCCGCCCCGTCCTGA
- a CDS encoding response regulator transcription factor, which yields MRLLFVEDDPRIAQPTVAALREAGYAVTWEQTGPGGLEAGMLGEYPLVILDVMLPGLDGFEIARQLRAGGVASAILFLTARGDLGDRVQGLDLGGDAYLVKPFATAELLATLRALSRRERGQSAPNAAFAGGRGTIDTVARTVTWDGQEVAVTGREYGLVEALALAPERWFTREELLDRVWGPEFEGEPRIVDVYIRYLRRKLAPEAVTSERGRGYRVER from the coding sequence GTGAGACTGCTGTTCGTCGAGGACGACCCCCGGATCGCCCAGCCCACGGTCGCGGCGCTGCGCGAGGCGGGCTACGCGGTCACGTGGGAACAGACCGGCCCCGGCGGTCTGGAGGCCGGCATGCTGGGCGAGTATCCGCTGGTCATCCTGGATGTCATGCTGCCCGGCCTGGACGGCTTCGAGATCGCGCGGCAGCTGCGCGCGGGCGGGGTGGCCTCGGCCATCCTGTTCCTGACGGCGCGGGGCGACCTGGGTGACCGCGTGCAGGGCCTGGATCTGGGCGGCGACGCCTATCTGGTCAAGCCCTTCGCCACGGCGGAACTGCTCGCCACGCTGCGGGCCCTGAGCCGCCGCGAACGTGGTCAGAGCGCTCCGAATGCTGCCTTCGCGGGCGGTCGCGGCACCATCGATACCGTGGCCCGCACCGTCACCTGGGACGGCCAGGAAGTCGCCGTGACGGGCCGCGAATACGGTCTGGTCGAGGCGCTGGCGCTGGCCCCGGAGCGCTGGTTCACCCGCGAGGAACTGCTCGACCGCGTGTGGGGGCCGGAATTCGAGGGCGAGCCGCGCATCGTGGACGTGTATATCCGCTACCTCCGGCGCAAGCTCGCCCCCGAGGCCGTCACCAGCGAACGCGGACGCGGCTACCGCGTGGAGCGCTGA
- the ftsH gene encoding ATP-dependent zinc metalloprotease FtsH: MRRLNPWLIVLFVLALFLMFSQSSNLSRVSVNYNEFKTLLDQGKVERVVVRESEATVTLKEQTPVTVNTARGTATNNVSAFTVRLPNSLATPDSGLIQQLQAQNVNLRFEQPSQWLNILLNFLPIILLIGMMYFFFMRAQGGQNGVMQFGQSRAKKYGKENRVPTKFTDVAGHEEAKRELVEVVDFLKNPGKYHQIGAEIPKGVLLVGPPGTGKTLLARAIAGEADVPFFSVSASEFMEMFVGVGASRVRTLFEDARKSAPAIMFIDEIDSIGRKRGAGIGGGHDEREQTLNQILSEMDGFDKTSSVIVLGATNRPDVLDPALLRPGRFDRQVTIDLPNLKEREAILKVHLRNKPIASGVDVNEVAKSTPYFSGADLKNVTNEAALEAARIGKTVIEMSDFYRALDKITLGLENGSLTISDAEKKAIAFHEAGHAVTAAVIPGSDKLQKVSIIPRGRALGAAFYLPEEQVLMSKERLENQLVVALGGRAAEEVFMGSVTSGAADDFRKATNIARKMVLEWGMGDNFKNMALTTDSGPVFLGEDMTKPKAFSEHTSQLVDEDVKRILTRAFERARDIVSEYRVAMQEVADALLTQELITGDVVREAVARAGGQPTPMPQTTA, from the coding sequence TTGAGGCGGCTTAACCCCTGGCTGATCGTGCTGTTCGTGCTGGCACTGTTCCTGATGTTCTCGCAGTCATCCAACCTGTCGCGCGTCAGCGTGAACTACAACGAATTCAAGACCCTGCTCGATCAGGGCAAGGTCGAGCGCGTCGTCGTGCGCGAGAGCGAGGCGACCGTCACGCTCAAGGAGCAGACCCCGGTGACCGTCAACACGGCGCGGGGCACCGCGACCAACAACGTCAGCGCGTTCACCGTGCGGCTGCCCAACTCGCTGGCCACGCCGGACTCCGGCCTGATCCAGCAGCTCCAGGCGCAGAACGTGAACCTGCGCTTCGAGCAGCCCAGCCAGTGGCTGAACATCCTGCTGAACTTCCTGCCCATCATCCTGCTGATCGGCATGATGTACTTCTTCTTCATGCGCGCCCAGGGCGGCCAGAACGGCGTCATGCAGTTCGGGCAGTCCCGGGCCAAGAAGTACGGCAAGGAAAACCGCGTGCCCACCAAGTTCACCGATGTGGCCGGACACGAGGAAGCCAAGCGGGAACTCGTCGAGGTCGTGGACTTCCTGAAGAACCCCGGCAAGTACCACCAGATTGGCGCGGAGATCCCCAAGGGCGTGCTGCTGGTCGGCCCTCCCGGCACCGGTAAGACGCTGCTGGCCCGCGCGATTGCCGGCGAGGCCGACGTGCCGTTCTTCAGCGTCAGCGCGTCGGAATTCATGGAGATGTTCGTGGGCGTGGGCGCCAGCCGCGTGCGCACGCTGTTCGAGGACGCCCGCAAGAGTGCCCCGGCCATCATGTTCATCGACGAGATCGATTCGATCGGGCGCAAGCGCGGCGCGGGCATCGGCGGCGGCCACGACGAGCGCGAGCAGACCCTGAACCAGATCCTCTCGGAGATGGACGGCTTCGACAAGACCTCGTCGGTGATCGTGCTGGGCGCGACCAACCGCCCCGACGTGCTCGACCCGGCGCTGCTGCGCCCCGGCCGCTTCGACCGTCAGGTGACCATCGACCTGCCGAACCTCAAGGAGCGCGAGGCGATCCTCAAGGTGCACCTGCGCAACAAGCCCATCGCCAGCGGCGTGGACGTCAACGAGGTCGCCAAGAGCACGCCGTACTTCTCGGGGGCCGACCTCAAGAACGTCACCAACGAGGCCGCGCTGGAGGCCGCCCGGATCGGCAAGACTGTGATCGAGATGAGCGACTTCTACCGCGCGCTCGACAAGATCACGCTGGGTCTGGAGAACGGCTCGCTGACCATCAGCGACGCCGAGAAGAAGGCCATCGCCTTCCACGAGGCCGGGCACGCCGTGACCGCCGCCGTGATCCCCGGCAGCGACAAGCTCCAGAAGGTCAGCATCATCCCGCGCGGCCGGGCGCTGGGCGCCGCGTTCTATCTGCCGGAAGAACAGGTGCTCATGAGCAAGGAACGCCTGGAGAACCAGCTGGTCGTCGCGCTGGGAGGCCGCGCCGCCGAGGAGGTCTTCATGGGCAGCGTGACCTCGGGGGCCGCCGACGACTTCCGCAAGGCGACCAACATCGCAAGGAAGATGGTGCTCGAGTGGGGCATGGGCGACAACTTCAAGAACATGGCCCTGACCACCGACTCCGGCCCGGTGTTCCTCGGCGAGGACATGACCAAGCCCAAGGCCTTCAGCGAGCACACCTCGCAGCTCGTCGACGAGGACGTGAAGCGCATCCTGACCCGCGCCTTCGAGCGGGCCCGCGACATCGTCAGCGAGTACCGCGTGGCCATGCAGGAAGTCGCCGACGCCCTGCTGACGCAGGAGCTGATCACCGGCGACGTGGTGCGGGAGGCGGTGGCCCGCGCGGGCGGCCAGCCCACCCCGATGCCCCAGACCACCGCCTGA
- a CDS encoding sigma-70 family RNA polymerase sigma factor, producing the protein MADAPTLGGLRSDRRGAVPDDVALAARLRRRDESALAEIYDRHAGAVYGVLVRLLGEASAQEVTQDIFLHLWEHPGAFDPARAGLRAYLLVKARSRGLDRLRATRPTTPLYADDGAELPLPDDRPGPAHVAETAQRRDRVRAALDVLSPAHRESVERAFLHGQTREEIAAHMDVPVGTVKSRITYALRHLKRVLGEEVEGWLD; encoded by the coding sequence ATGGCTGACGCTCCCACGCTGGGCGGCCTGCGCTCCGACCGGCGCGGCGCCGTGCCGGACGACGTGGCCCTGGCCGCCCGGCTGCGCCGGCGCGACGAGTCTGCCCTGGCCGAGATCTATGACCGACATGCCGGCGCGGTGTACGGCGTGCTGGTTCGGCTGCTCGGCGAGGCCAGTGCCCAGGAGGTCACCCAGGACATCTTCTTGCACCTGTGGGAGCACCCTGGCGCCTTCGACCCGGCGCGGGCGGGACTGCGGGCGTATCTGCTGGTCAAGGCCCGGTCACGCGGCCTGGATCGCCTGCGGGCCACGCGGCCGACCACGCCGCTGTACGCCGACGACGGCGCGGAGCTGCCCCTGCCAGACGACCGCCCGGGCCCGGCGCACGTCGCCGAGACAGCCCAGCGCCGCGACCGCGTCCGGGCCGCTCTGGACGTGCTGTCACCTGCGCACCGGGAGTCGGTGGAACGCGCGTTCCTGCACGGGCAGACCCGCGAGGAGATCGCCGCCCACATGGACGTGCCCGTGGGCACTGTGAAGAGCCGGATCACGTATGCCCTGCGGCACCTCAAGCGGGTGCTGGGAGAGGAGGTGGAGGGATGGCTGGACTGA
- a CDS encoding peroxiredoxin family protein: MNRVLPPALTLALMAATAVAGMTPPTGMPDHDMGGMHDMKGYQVYSKAAFDAARTTQRVLFFHATWCPNCKRADADITKNLAKLPAGIVVFKTDYDRETALKKQYGIAYQHTFVLVDAQGKALKKWAGGGLKEIMAAAAAAKKM; this comes from the coding sequence ATGAACAGAGTGTTGCCGCCCGCCCTGACCCTGGCCCTGATGGCCGCCACCGCCGTGGCCGGCATGACCCCGCCCACCGGCATGCCCGACCACGACATGGGCGGCATGCATGACATGAAGGGCTATCAGGTCTACTCGAAGGCGGCCTTCGACGCCGCCAGAACCACGCAGCGCGTGCTGTTCTTCCATGCCACGTGGTGCCCCAACTGCAAACGGGCTGACGCGGACATCACGAAGAACCTGGCGAAGCTGCCGGCCGGCATCGTCGTCTTCAAGACCGACTACGACCGGGAAACGGCCCTGAAAAAACAGTACGGCATCGCGTACCAGCACACCTTCGTGCTGGTGGACGCGCAGGGCAAGGCCCTGAAGAAGTGGGCGGGCGGTGGCCTGAAGGAGATCATGGCTGCGGCCGCCGCTGCGAAGAAGATGTAG
- a CDS encoding cytochrome c biogenesis CcdA family protein yields MLLLLVAFVGGVLTVLSPCVLPVLPVLLSGTVGGRGRPPGIIAGFIASFVLLTLFLASIVGALNLSPDVIRWVATLLLLGFGLTLAVPALHTRFELVMARAVPQRQGRDVDGFLGGVLVGATLGVVWTPCVGPILASVTTLALSGQVTGFAVAATVAYAAGVALPMLGVMWGGRRVLHRPALLSRLGGIQQAFGVVLVVFAVGMAFGVDRRAQTALVNAVPALQNLTFLEETAAVQTELERQSR; encoded by the coding sequence ATGCTGCTGCTGCTCGTGGCCTTCGTGGGCGGCGTCCTGACCGTCCTGTCACCGTGCGTGCTGCCGGTACTGCCGGTGCTGCTGTCCGGCACCGTCGGGGGCCGGGGCCGTCCGCCGGGAATCATCGCCGGATTCATTGCCAGTTTCGTGCTGCTCACCCTGTTCCTGGCGAGCATCGTGGGGGCCCTGAACCTCAGCCCCGATGTGATCCGCTGGGTGGCCACGCTCCTGCTGCTGGGCTTCGGCCTGACGCTGGCCGTGCCTGCCCTGCACACCCGGTTCGAGCTGGTCATGGCCCGCGCCGTGCCGCAGCGTCAGGGCCGGGACGTCGACGGCTTTCTGGGCGGCGTGCTGGTCGGGGCCACCCTGGGCGTGGTCTGGACGCCGTGCGTGGGGCCGATCCTGGCGAGCGTGACCACCCTGGCCCTGAGCGGTCAGGTCACCGGCTTCGCGGTCGCGGCCACCGTGGCCTACGCTGCAGGGGTCGCCCTGCCCATGCTGGGCGTCATGTGGGGAGGCCGCCGCGTGCTGCATCGGCCCGCGCTGCTCAGCCGTCTGGGCGGCATCCAGCAGGCGTTCGGCGTGGTGCTGGTGGTGTTCGCCGTGGGCATGGCCTTCGGCGTGGATCGACGTGCCCAGACCGCGCTGGTGAACGCGGTTCCCGCCCTCCAGAACCTGACCTTCCTGGAAGAGACGGCGGCAGTGCAGACGGAACTGGAGCGGCAGTCGCGGTGA
- a CDS encoding homoserine dehydrogenase produces the protein MRTVTVGVLGSGTVGQDVLNLIQRRKSVFDDIGVKIEIAGVLVRDVNRPRNVPAGTRVTDTCDFLQECTVVIECMGGVDRPLELLRPYLRSGRPLITANKAMLAERWSELRDYALAGNLYYEASVMAGTPVIGPMSTVLRASTFVQLHAILNGTCNYILGQMEQGRDYAQALAEAQALGYAEDPPTLDVGGFDTAHKLAVMARFCADGDFDYGRVQIQGIEHVTAQDIADAHAAGERIKLVASLEKEGDGWAARVAPQRLPADHPLCTAGESRNALVYEAEESGTLIFAGGGAGGMVTASAMVGDLLDYLLGFPGHVPLH, from the coding sequence ATGAGAACCGTCACCGTGGGCGTCCTGGGCAGCGGCACCGTCGGCCAGGATGTCCTGAACCTGATCCAGCGCCGGAAAAGTGTGTTCGATGACATCGGCGTGAAGATCGAGATTGCCGGCGTGCTCGTGCGCGATGTCAACCGTCCCCGGAACGTCCCCGCCGGCACCCGCGTCACCGACACCTGCGACTTCCTGCAGGAATGCACCGTCGTCATCGAATGTATGGGCGGGGTCGACCGGCCGCTGGAACTGCTGCGGCCCTACCTGCGCAGCGGGCGACCCCTGATCACCGCCAACAAGGCCATGCTCGCCGAGCGCTGGAGCGAACTGCGCGACTACGCCCTGGCCGGCAACCTGTACTACGAGGCAAGTGTCATGGCGGGCACCCCGGTCATCGGGCCCATGAGTACCGTGCTGCGGGCCAGCACCTTCGTGCAGCTCCACGCGATCCTGAACGGCACCTGCAACTACATCCTGGGCCAGATGGAACAGGGCCGCGACTACGCCCAGGCGCTGGCCGAGGCGCAGGCCCTGGGCTACGCCGAGGATCCGCCCACCCTGGATGTCGGGGGCTTCGACACCGCCCACAAGCTCGCCGTCATGGCCCGCTTCTGTGCCGACGGCGACTTCGACTACGGCCGCGTGCAGATCCAGGGGATCGAGCACGTCACCGCGCAGGACATCGCGGACGCCCACGCGGCCGGCGAGCGGATCAAGCTCGTGGCCAGTCTGGAGAAAGAGGGGGACGGCTGGGCCGCGCGGGTCGCGCCGCAGCGCCTGCCCGCCGACCACCCGCTGTGCACCGCCGGCGAGAGCCGCAACGCCCTGGTCTACGAGGCCGAGGAGAGCGGCACCCTGATCTTCGCCGGGGGCGGGGCCGGGGGGATGGTCACGGCCTCGGCGATGGTCGGGGATCTGCTGGACTACCTGCTGGGGTTCCCTGGGCACGTGCCGCTGCACTGA
- the prfA gene encoding peptide chain release factor 1: MSSRLEELAAEFGLVERRLGDPAALADGREYARLTRRHRELLPLATLVRERDGLRADLDGARELLTDPDMRELAAGEVAALTARLAEIESELEVLLLPTDPDDEKDVVLELRAGAGGAEAGLFVMDLLRLYTRYAEGAGLKVSVLDASESDLGGASKVVAEVSGDGAFRAFKWERGVHRVQRVPATESQGRIHTSTATVAVLPEAEPEDVHLDLSEVRIDVYRSQGAGGQGVNTTDSAVRAVYRAGTPDEIVVVCQDGRSQIKNREKALQVLASRLAERERAARDAAERSERASQVGSGDRSEKIRTYNYPQNRVTDHRLEGDDKNSPLDVVMNGALAPVVAALARAEREQQLLDMGQEGRHGAA, encoded by the coding sequence ATGAGTTCCCGTCTGGAGGAACTCGCCGCCGAATTCGGACTGGTCGAGCGGCGGCTGGGGGATCCGGCCGCGCTGGCCGACGGGCGCGAGTACGCCCGCCTGACCCGCCGCCACCGAGAGCTGCTGCCCCTGGCCACGCTGGTACGCGAGCGCGACGGGCTGAGGGCCGATCTGGACGGCGCCCGCGAACTGCTGACCGATCCCGACATGCGCGAGCTGGCGGCGGGCGAGGTCGCGGCCCTCACGGCGCGGCTGGCCGAGATCGAATCCGAGCTGGAGGTGCTGCTGCTGCCCACCGATCCCGACGACGAGAAGGACGTGGTGCTGGAGCTGCGGGCCGGCGCGGGCGGCGCGGAGGCCGGGCTGTTCGTGATGGATCTGCTGCGCCTGTACACCCGCTACGCGGAGGGTGCCGGACTGAAGGTCAGTGTGCTCGATGCCAGCGAATCCGATCTGGGCGGCGCGAGCAAGGTCGTGGCCGAGGTCTCGGGCGACGGCGCGTTCCGGGCCTTCAAGTGGGAGCGCGGGGTGCACCGCGTGCAGCGCGTGCCGGCCACCGAGTCGCAGGGCCGCATCCACACCAGCACGGCCACCGTGGCGGTGCTGCCCGAGGCCGAGCCGGAGGACGTGCATCTGGATCTGTCGGAGGTGCGGATCGACGTGTACCGCTCACAGGGCGCGGGCGGGCAGGGCGTGAACACCACCGACAGCGCGGTGCGGGCCGTGTACCGTGCCGGAACACCCGACGAGATCGTGGTGGTCTGCCAGGACGGCCGCTCGCAGATCAAGAACCGCGAGAAGGCGCTGCAGGTGCTGGCCTCGCGCCTGGCCGAGCGCGAGCGCGCCGCGCGGGACGCCGCCGAGCGTTCCGAGCGGGCCTCGCAGGTGGGCAGTGGCGACCGCAGCGAGAAGATCCGCACCTACAACTACCCGCAGAACCGTGTGACGGATCACCGCCTGGAGGGCGACGACAAGAATTCGCCCCTGGACGTGGTCATGAACGGAGCGCTTGCGCCGGTCGTCGCCGCCCTGGCCCGCGCCGAGCGTGAGCAGCAGCTGCTGGACATGGGCCAGGAGGGACGGCATGGCGCGGCGTGA
- a CDS encoding NUDIX hydrolase produces the protein MARRDLLVAAGILRDRFGRVLLVGNDWQGHGRVRHTLPGGVVEPGETLPEALYREIFEETGLKLTGIRHMAYTVHIEDERRGERAIAVAFEATWEGLLNPADPDGFIVEARFCTPEEALVKLESPPMREPLNDYLTTGEPGRFYAFKGWDGRGGLRIPGLK, from the coding sequence ATGGCGCGGCGTGACCTGCTGGTCGCCGCCGGGATCCTGCGTGACCGCTTCGGGCGGGTGCTGCTGGTCGGGAACGACTGGCAGGGGCACGGGCGGGTGCGCCACACCCTGCCGGGCGGCGTGGTCGAGCCCGGCGAGACGCTGCCCGAGGCGCTGTACCGCGAGATCTTCGAGGAGACAGGGCTCAAGCTGACTGGCATCCGGCACATGGCGTACACCGTGCATATCGAGGACGAGCGCCGGGGCGAGCGGGCGATCGCCGTGGCCTTCGAGGCGACGTGGGAGGGCCTGCTGAATCCGGCCGACCCGGACGGCTTCATCGTGGAGGCACGGTTCTGCACGCCCGAGGAGGCGCTGGTCAAACTGGAGTCTCCGCCCATGCGCGAGCCGCTGAACGACTACCTGACGACCGGTGAGCCGGGTCGCTTCTACGCCTTCAAGGGCTGGGATGGCCGGGGCGGGCTACGGATTCCGGGGCTGAAGTGA
- a CDS encoding GreA/GreB family elongation factor, whose translation MSNKSIPMTQRGYDKLAETLHHLKTTRREQISENMGRAIADGDLRESAAYDEARMEQSENEARISELEEQLHRAVVVPEDASGGAGLGARITVKDEKGNQRQFELVGTYEVDVLKGKISDASPIGKALSGKRAGDTVEVPLPKGTAKFEVVAVEYS comes from the coding sequence ATGAGCAACAAGAGCATTCCCATGACCCAGCGCGGGTATGACAAGCTGGCCGAAACGCTGCACCACCTGAAGACCACCCGCCGCGAGCAGATCAGCGAGAACATGGGCCGCGCCATCGCGGACGGTGACCTGCGTGAAAGCGCTGCCTACGACGAGGCGCGCATGGAGCAGAGCGAGAACGAGGCCCGCATCTCCGAACTGGAGGAGCAGCTGCACCGCGCCGTGGTGGTTCCCGAGGACGCCAGCGGCGGGGCGGGCCTGGGCGCGAGGATCACCGTGAAGGACGAGAAGGGCAACCAGCGCCAGTTCGAACTCGTCGGCACCTACGAGGTCGATGTGCTCAAGGGCAAGATCAGCGACGCCTCGCCCATCGGTAAGGCGCTGAGCGGCAAGCGGGCTGGGGACACTGTGGAAGTCCCTCTTCCGAAGGGCACTGCGAAGTTCGAGGTCGTGGCCGTAGAATACAGCTGA